Below is a window of Ananas comosus cultivar F153 linkage group 9, ASM154086v1, whole genome shotgun sequence DNA.
AaacaattaataataatgaACATTAACTTTTAAGAAGGATAGCAAAAGCAGTAAAAACTGTGAAAGGCAAATTGTGTACAATTTCAAATAAGATAGTTTTTCCGAATGATAAATATTTACACAGCATCTAATCTCATAAAAAGCTAATttgtacatatataataatatataataatatgatgtGCGGCTCACTTCTTTACAGCGCGCAGAGAACCAACCTTCACATTGCTTGAAgtaaccattaaaaaaaaaaaaaaaggaaaaaaaaaagagaaaaaaaaaaaaaacggaatTTTGTTTCTGAAAAGCTGCCTCTCATTCTACATCAGTACAATGCAATTTACTAATTCCAAATTACGGATTAGTTCGGCTAATTCGAGGGCACCAGAGCAGCCATCACTTCGTGCAGAGTATGCGCGGTGTCGCTGTAGCAGACCTGCGTCAAAGAAATGCTTCGACTCTTCACCGCGCGATCTAACTGCCATTCAATAATATTAACGCAAAAAACATAGATCGTCAGACGCGTTTTCTAAGGAAACTCGCACAAATTTGAACATTCTCAGAACATTTCAGTAAATTTGcctggtgtatatatatatatatacatacatacatcatCAGAATCATCGACTTTGAGAACCATTTTCATATATACATCACAATTTACGGTTCGCATAAAGATGACATTGTGCGAGAAGTTTACTGAAAGATCAGAAACTAACGTGAAGTTAAGAGGGACTACCGACGCATTCGGTTCTTAGTCAAACAGTAAGTCTAAGAAAAACATTTATAATAAACCTTCACTGTCGGACTTAAATTAATCGATGACCTAAGTTAGGTTTGCTGCCTGCAAATTGACCGTCCCGAGTGGCGAACATAAACAATTCAAGCTCCGAagaaaataacaattttttgaCCAGGACTCTACGAAGCCAAACAAGATTTTCGAGTTGACTTTGCGAGGCTAAGCTCAATTAAGAATTCTTAATTGATTTTGATAGGGCACAACTGCTTTGAATACGAGAATTTTAGAAGCTATAAGCAGGTCCGCGCACGCGGCTCCAAGATGACCTCAACAGGGAGAAGGAACAACAAAGGTCTCTCTAGAACCCTGTCCTTTTGGTTGGAATTCTTAGAAAAATTGGTGGTTtgtggagaaaaaaaaactagtttacAGAAAGAAGATCTATGATAAAAGAATCATAATGACaatgataatatttttctaaaaaaagaggaaaacaaATAGTCATAGAATTTTCCTATAATTCTATGGTAATATTTGTTTATTAATTTGGGTAAGAATTTTTGCGAcggctaattttttttagttaactATATACATGGCCAAAAAACCTATAATTCTCATAGAATTTGCCTCGACAACTaaatgatcattttttttccgACTCTGTAGCTTTGATTAACCTATTTAAGTTTCCGAATCTTGCACTAGAAAAATCATGCATGGGCCAAAAATTCTTATATTTACCGATATAACCACGACGTGGGCCAAAGGATGTTTGCGTCGATAAAAAGAGATTTAGCCTAAAGCTGCAAAAGCATGAAATGTGTGTTGGAGTTGTGAAATTAGGAAAAATCAGTGGATTGTTGTCGCAAGATCCTTTCTAATCACACCTTCTACTTTCATAATGCAACAGTGAGTAATCTCGGagttattattttctttataaatgCAAGAAAAGTAAGCAAGGAATTGGGGAGGGAAAGAAGCATAAGCATTACTACCTCCTCCATCAAGTAAAGAAGCTTGTTTCCGAGATCGGCGAGAGCCTTCTTGCGCTCGTCTTTCGCGCTAGAGATCACCTTGCTTAGATCACAATACAGAAAAGCGGCCTTCAATTGGAACTCTTTCCCGATCAAGTCCCACGAAccctcgtcgtcgccgtcgtcgtcgtcgtcgaccaccaaatcctcctccaTCGACAGCAGGTCGAACGCGCACTTCCTTATTCGATACACGCATCCCTTCAACTCGATGTCCTCCATCCGAATTCGAACCTTTTCCTTCTATTCACTTCCTAGCTGTCCGAAAAGAAGCACAAAAGGCAGCCTCTTTTAATGATCTTCAATTGAAACTTGTATCAACAAAGGTTTATAAGATAACATGTagtacaacaacaacaacaacaacaacaacaacaagttaTAAGAAGGAAAGAGGGTAGGAGGGGTAACTTACAATTAGAGTTTATTTAGAAGCAACAAATGTCATGGATATATAGAGGGGGAAAAAGTAGGAGGTGGTGATAATCTAGGCATTGGTGGCCATGAGATTTGTAAGGGAGaataggtcaaaaaaaaaaaaaaaaaaaaaaaaaaaacttagaagtGGAGGAAGGGATTATTTTGAGCCTATCCCAATTTGATAAAACTGGGGGGATATTCTTATGCATTGAAATGACACTACTGACCCTTCTTAAATGGGTGATTAATGAAAAAGATGGATTACCCTTTTGAAGGGAAAAAATCATTAATTAAGGAAAGGGACTTATAGTTAGTAGAAAGGGAAAGgatgaaccaaaaaaaaaaaaaaaaacacactgGAAGAAGAATAATAATAGCTTCagctttaaattaaaaaaaatgaaataaatgagtTTTTAGCTAAACTAAGATCCTGGAAATTGGTGGAAACAAATGAGAATGATCCTGTGGGAAATGAAAGAATGTGTTGCATGTATTCAGAATTTCAGACACAAAGAAGTAGCAAAGCTCTCAACatcaaaagtttgatttttctCCTCCAATCTTTCTTTCTTCATAAGTTTGATCCACATGTAATGCTAAATTCATCAAAGGGAATAATTTCTCAAAATTCatgaaactgaaaaaaaaaaaaaaagagaactttttctttttttgatcatTGACAGCAAATCGATCGAAGTGAAAGATACCCATctcagatttattttttttgttccccCCCCCCCAAGTTTAAGTTTAATCAACAAAAGTAACAAGTTTCCAATTAtaaacactacaacaaatttCCAtatgagagagagggggaaaaaaaagaagttaataagcaaaattaaaacaaaaaagagagatagaTGAAAGGAGAAGCTCATCTAAGttttccaaaaatcatgagaagaagaagcaacaaaaataataataataataataataataataataataataataaagaaaaaaggaaactcACTTTGGCTTTTGCAGAGGATTCTCCAACAAATTTTGCTTTCTCTTTCTTGAGAAGTGTTATTAAtggttca
It encodes the following:
- the LOC109714929 gene encoding photosynthetic NDH subunit of lumenal location 3, chloroplastic-like — translated: MEDIELKGCVYRIRKCAFDLLSMEEDLVVDDDDDGDDEGSWDLIGKEFQLKAAFLYCDLSKVISSAKDERKKALADLGNKLLYLMEELDRAVKSRSISLTQVCYSDTAHTLHEVMAALVPSN